In the Actinomycetota bacterium genome, one interval contains:
- a CDS encoding metal ABC transporter permease, with translation MQRALVAGLLTVVTTSLVGTWVVLRGLSFLGDAMAHGVIPGITLAFLLDINLSLGAAVSALVMVAGIDLVNRRSHLPQDTGIGLLFVGMLALGVMIISLKGAYAGDLTAILFGDALGVTWGDVAATGAAAIVTIVVTVLLYRPFLVLSFSRAKAEALGFRPGPTHLAMLVLIGLAIVVSFQTVGTLLVFAFLVAPPAAASLISRRVPVMVVIAVALGAVAVVAGLLTSYHVATPAASSIAVATVVEFFLVLTIREIGASIAASRVAEAPA, from the coding sequence ATGCAGCGAGCGCTGGTCGCCGGCCTGCTCACGGTCGTGACGACCTCCCTGGTGGGGACCTGGGTCGTCCTACGGGGGCTGAGCTTCCTCGGTGATGCGATGGCTCACGGGGTCATCCCCGGCATCACCCTCGCGTTCCTGCTCGACATCAACCTCAGTCTGGGCGCCGCCGTGTCGGCGCTCGTCATGGTCGCGGGGATCGACCTCGTGAACCGCCGGTCCCACCTGCCTCAGGACACCGGCATTGGCTTGCTCTTCGTCGGCATGCTCGCCCTCGGCGTGATGATCATCTCGTTGAAGGGCGCCTACGCCGGTGACCTGACCGCCATCTTGTTCGGAGACGCACTCGGCGTGACTTGGGGGGACGTCGCCGCCACCGGCGCGGCGGCCATCGTGACCATCGTGGTGACGGTGCTGCTCTACCGCCCGTTCCTCGTCCTGTCGTTCAGTCGGGCGAAGGCCGAAGCGCTGGGGTTCCGTCCGGGCCCGACGCACCTCGCCATGCTGGTGCTGATCGGCCTGGCGATCGTCGTGTCGTTCCAGACCGTCGGGACGCTGCTGGTCTTCGCCTTCCTCGTCGCCCCACCGGCGGCAGCGTCCCTGATCTCGCGGCGCGTGCCGGTGATGGTCGTGATCGCCGTCGCCCTCGGGGCGGTCGCGGTGGTGGCAGGACTGCTCACGAGCTACCACGTAGCGACGCCGGCGGCGTCCTCGATCGCGGTCGCCACCGTCGTCGAGTTCTTCCTCGTCCTGACCATCCGAGAGATCGGCGCGTCGATCGCCGCGTCGCGGGTCGCCGAGGCACCGGCATGA
- a CDS encoding metal ABC transporter ATP-binding protein, which produces MQPSFVRPYAASVSASPAVAAGPAVVADGVLLTYDDHVALRDATFAMPTGATTAVIGPNGSGKTTLLRAISGLLQPRRGALQVLGAPAGRRRRAVAYVMQSNRVNEAVPLTVVEVVRMGRYAQRRLVGRFTSEDHEAVDEAMDRMGISDLARRHLRELSGGQRQRVFVAQGLAQDGELLLLDEPVTGLDLVSQDRIERLLEDETSRGNTVVLTTHDVVTAAAADHVLLLATHVVAAGPPDEVLTEEHLGHAYSGTAFRTVEGTLVIGDPHVHGAPVTGHEGH; this is translated from the coding sequence ATGCAACCGTCGTTCGTTCGTCCGTACGCTGCGTCCGTGAGCGCATCCCCCGCTGTGGCTGCAGGGCCCGCCGTCGTCGCCGACGGCGTGCTGCTCACGTACGACGACCACGTGGCCCTGCGCGACGCGACCTTCGCCATGCCGACGGGCGCGACCACCGCCGTCATCGGTCCCAACGGCTCGGGGAAGACCACGCTGCTGCGAGCGATCAGTGGCCTGCTCCAGCCCCGCCGCGGCGCGTTGCAGGTGCTCGGCGCCCCGGCGGGGCGTCGTCGACGCGCGGTCGCCTACGTCATGCAATCCAACCGCGTGAACGAAGCGGTACCCCTGACGGTCGTCGAGGTGGTCCGGATGGGCCGCTACGCCCAGCGCAGACTGGTCGGTCGCTTCACCTCCGAGGATCACGAAGCGGTCGACGAGGCCATGGATCGGATGGGCATATCCGACCTCGCACGGCGCCACCTCCGTGAACTCTCGGGCGGCCAACGACAACGGGTGTTCGTCGCACAGGGCCTGGCCCAGGACGGCGAGTTGCTGCTGCTCGACGAGCCGGTCACCGGACTCGATCTCGTCAGTCAGGACCGCATCGAGCGCTTGCTCGAGGACGAGACCTCGCGCGGCAACACGGTCGTCCTCACGACCCACGACGTCGTCACGGCAGCGGCAGCGGACCACGTCCTGCTCCTGGCGACGCACGTGGTCGCCGCCGGCCCGCCGGACGAGGTGCTGACCGAGGAGCACCTTGGCCACGCCTACAGCGGGACCGCGTTCCGTACCGTCGAGGGGACCCTCGTGATCGGCGATCCCCACGTGCACGGCGCGCCTGTCACCGGCCACGAAGGACATTGA
- the cbiQ gene encoding cobalt ECF transporter T component CbiQ, whose amino-acid sequence MGAGHAHTLYHHGHTRVHRLAPEVKVATTLAFVTAVALTPREAVWVFMLDAVVLAVIVAAAGLPLRFVLARLAVVIPFVVFAVLIPFIAGGERTEVIGVALSRDGLWSAFNILAKAGLGATASITLAGTTEQARILEGLERLHVPRALTAIAAFMLRYLELLADEFGRMRTAMAARGYAPRSLWQARPLATAAGALFIRSYERAERVHAAMLGRGFTGVMPHLDQVSASPGEWLLASSAPAIAAAAAVVAAVTS is encoded by the coding sequence GTGGGAGCGGGACACGCCCACACGCTCTACCACCACGGCCACACCCGGGTGCACCGACTCGCGCCGGAGGTCAAGGTCGCGACCACGCTGGCGTTCGTCACGGCTGTGGCGCTGACCCCACGGGAGGCGGTCTGGGTCTTCATGCTCGATGCCGTCGTCCTCGCTGTCATCGTCGCCGCTGCGGGTCTGCCTCTCCGCTTCGTCCTCGCACGGTTGGCCGTGGTCATCCCGTTCGTGGTCTTCGCCGTCCTCATCCCCTTCATCGCCGGTGGCGAGCGCACCGAGGTGATCGGGGTGGCACTGTCGCGCGACGGTCTGTGGAGCGCGTTCAACATCCTGGCCAAGGCGGGCTTGGGTGCGACCGCCAGCATCACGCTGGCTGGCACCACCGAGCAGGCCCGCATCCTCGAGGGCCTCGAACGCCTCCACGTGCCACGTGCGCTCACGGCGATCGCCGCGTTCATGCTGCGGTACCTCGAGCTGCTCGCGGACGAGTTCGGTCGCATGCGCACCGCCATGGCGGCCAGGGGCTACGCCCCCCGCTCGCTGTGGCAGGCACGGCCCCTCGCCACCGCCGCGGGCGCGCTGTTCATCCGCAGCTACGAGCGTGCCGAGCGTGTGCACGCGGCGATGCTGGGTCGGGGGTTCACCGGGGTGATGCCACACCTCGATCAGGTTTCCGCCAGCCCGGGGGAGTGGCTGCTCGCGTCGTCCGCTCCGGCGATCGCCGCTGCAGCGGCGGTCGTGGCCGCGGTGACGTCGTGA
- a CDS encoding 13E12 repeat family protein, translating to MEQTRRYPSRRAEARSGGGARTEVGASVAREVRGGYDPGAGENETPAVRDVGEALGLITQGLDALAGLDLRDEIDRDVADAAIAAQRHVNRLQAQQTRLLERVRVTGVHRLDGAVSIASWYAAHTGLDGAATTRIARRAHRLDFFPQLQQAYQAGHISSDHVDPVVRATTSRRLRALQDAEDALVTFAKHGTPTDVRRAVKLIRDQVDPDGTDAQPLGSGLDERREFTVHPGIDGLGDVKATVVPDVHELLVQLLETLAVRDSKDVPKEQRRTAAQIRHDAFAEILRRAAAATLETRNGARPHVNLMIDLWTLLGQEAAAPSNPGCAVPAPSTTSSPATCSPGGVCTTRGSSPTSS from the coding sequence ATGGAGCAGACGCGCCGCTACCCCAGCCGCCGGGCCGAAGCCCGCAGTGGCGGTGGCGCGCGTACGGAGGTCGGGGCGTCGGTCGCGCGCGAAGTGCGGGGCGGCTACGACCCCGGCGCTGGCGAGAACGAGACGCCGGCGGTGCGGGATGTGGGTGAGGCGCTGGGCCTGATCACCCAGGGCCTGGACGCGCTGGCGGGGCTGGATCTACGTGACGAGATCGACCGTGACGTCGCCGACGCCGCCATCGCGGCGCAGCGGCACGTCAACCGCCTCCAGGCGCAGCAGACCCGGCTGCTGGAGCGGGTCCGGGTGACCGGTGTGCACCGCCTCGACGGGGCGGTCTCGATCGCGTCGTGGTACGCGGCCCACACCGGCCTGGACGGGGCCGCCACCACCCGGATCGCCCGCCGTGCCCACCGCCTGGACTTCTTCCCCCAACTGCAGCAGGCCTACCAGGCCGGACACATCTCCTCCGACCACGTCGACCCGGTCGTGCGCGCCACCACGTCGCGGCGGTTGCGGGCGCTGCAAGACGCCGAAGACGCCCTGGTGACCTTCGCCAAGCACGGCACCCCCACCGATGTGCGCCGCGCCGTCAAGCTGATCCGTGACCAGGTCGATCCTGACGGCACCGACGCCCAGCCGCTGGGGTCGGGGCTGGACGAGCGTCGCGAGTTCACCGTTCACCCTGGCATCGATGGGCTCGGAGACGTCAAGGCGACCGTGGTGCCGGATGTGCACGAGCTGCTGGTCCAGCTGCTGGAGACCCTCGCCGTTCGCGACAGTAAGGACGTGCCCAAGGAGCAGCGCCGCACCGCCGCGCAGATCCGCCACGACGCCTTCGCCGAGATCCTCAGACGTGCCGCCGCCGCGACGCTGGAGACCCGCAACGGTGCCCGTCCGCACGTCAACCTGATGATCGACCTGTGGACCCTGCTGGGCCAGGAAGCCGCCGCACCTTCGAATCCCGGCTGCGCCGTGCCGGCACCATCGACGACCAGCTCGCCCGCGACCTGCTCACCCGGTGGGGTGTGCACGACGAGGGGTTCCTCACCAACGTCATCCTGA
- a CDS encoding energy-coupling factor ABC transporter permease — MHAPDGFLNAGTAAATGAASVSAVAVALRQSSRQLADKQVPLAGVAAAFIFAAQMINFPVAAGTTGHLLGGALASILLGPAVGALVVTVVVVIQALVFADGGLTALGYNVLNMAVVTSFGGYAVFRATRRLLPANATGVVTATAVAAGASVVLSAAAFSLEWLFGATADVPFDTVFGAMVGVHLIIGIGEGLLSAVAVAGVLASRPDLVHGAQDIPRLRLLERPRSDVRGFAIAAVLVAVVVAGVVSQFAADAPDGLESVAAEQGFAEVAGDHPLADAPFADYATRGLGDERLSLTVAGVAGVAITLAVGAGLFAAIRDRRSRASPRTG, encoded by the coding sequence GTGCACGCCCCGGACGGCTTCCTCAACGCCGGCACGGCCGCGGCTACTGGCGCGGCGAGCGTGTCGGCGGTCGCCGTCGCGTTGCGTCAGTCCAGTCGGCAGCTGGCGGACAAGCAGGTGCCCCTGGCCGGGGTCGCTGCGGCCTTCATCTTCGCGGCGCAGATGATCAACTTCCCGGTCGCGGCCGGAACGACGGGCCACCTGCTCGGGGGAGCGCTCGCGTCCATCCTGCTCGGCCCCGCCGTGGGAGCGCTGGTGGTGACGGTCGTGGTTGTCATCCAGGCTCTGGTGTTCGCTGACGGAGGGCTCACGGCCCTCGGCTACAACGTCCTGAACATGGCCGTCGTTACCTCGTTCGGCGGCTACGCCGTGTTCCGCGCCACGAGGCGTCTCCTCCCGGCGAACGCCACCGGAGTTGTCACCGCGACGGCGGTCGCCGCCGGTGCTTCGGTCGTGCTCTCCGCAGCGGCGTTCTCGCTCGAGTGGCTGTTCGGGGCGACCGCGGACGTCCCGTTCGACACGGTGTTCGGGGCGATGGTCGGCGTCCACCTGATCATCGGCATCGGCGAGGGCTTGCTCAGCGCGGTTGCGGTGGCCGGCGTCCTCGCCTCACGCCCCGACCTCGTCCACGGTGCCCAGGACATCCCGCGACTCCGCCTGCTCGAACGCCCCCGAAGTGACGTGCGTGGGTTCGCGATCGCGGCCGTGCTCGTCGCGGTCGTCGTCGCCGGTGTGGTGAGCCAGTTCGCCGCCGACGCTCCGGATGGGCTGGAATCGGTCGCCGCCGAGCAGGGGTTCGCCGAGGTCGCCGGCGACCACCCCTTGGCCGACGCCCCGTTCGCCGACTACGCCACCAGGGGTCTCGGCGACGAGCGTCTGAGCCTCACCGTCGCCGGCGTGGCCGGGGTCGCGATCACCCTGGCGGTCGGAGCAGGTCTGTTCGCCGCGATCCGTGACCGGCGCAGCCGCGCGTCGCCGCGCACGGGCTGA
- a CDS encoding HNH endonuclease, with product MHDEGFLTNVILTAGPYRPVAFGRSLRTLPDWLRPLLEHLHTRCRYPFCDRPVAWTEADHVIPWADHGETEWDDTLPACKGQDGHHAMHTTGGWTAHYDPHTAIATFTSPTGHQIRTHPPPRRC from the coding sequence GTGCACGACGAGGGGTTCCTCACCAACGTCATCCTGACCGCCGGGCCCTACCGTCCCGTCGCGTTCGGACGTTCCCTGCGCACCCTGCCGGACTGGCTCCGACCGCTGCTGGAGCACCTCCACACCCGCTGCCGCTACCCCTTCTGTGACCGGCCGGTGGCGTGGACCGAGGCCGACCACGTGATCCCCTGGGCCGACCACGGCGAGACCGAGTGGGACGACACCCTGCCCGCCTGCAAAGGCCAAGACGGCCACCACGCCATGCACACCACCGGCGGCTGGACCGCTCACTACGACCCACACACCGCCATCGCCACCTTCACCTCACCCACCGGACACCAGATCCGCACCCACCCCCCGCCCCGACGATGTTGA
- a CDS encoding adenylate/guanylate cyclase domain-containing protein, which produces MSDEEATSSVFDHVRDVVEGDAELTLEQVADEADVPAQVLREAFAAMNWDARPGYDERDVAYARALRRILDLYPLDVVVRNLRTRYRGMTTIVVSDLGTVRDRVIAPALEGGADTTGLAVRLGETAGELLPLITGQLAEDYRHILVGLLGSDAVSQGAQLQAREVDLAVGFVDLVEFTKLSRKIDPAGLDRLLGRFEELVTEAVDRIADTLLAKFVGDAAMVVGSDPLQVARVLLHLVDDRQQLTETPRHAGLAYGRVLVREGDFYGQVPNLASRLTDHAKPWSILAADELADRLEDHFELSSVPPTHLHGIGEHRPYRVRSSSEVS; this is translated from the coding sequence ATGAGTGACGAGGAGGCGACGTCGTCGGTGTTCGACCACGTCCGCGACGTGGTCGAGGGCGATGCCGAGCTCACGCTCGAGCAGGTCGCGGACGAAGCGGACGTCCCTGCTCAGGTGCTGCGCGAGGCGTTCGCCGCGATGAACTGGGACGCCCGACCCGGCTACGACGAGCGTGACGTCGCGTACGCGCGCGCCCTGCGCCGGATCCTGGACCTGTACCCGCTCGACGTCGTCGTCCGCAACCTCCGCACCCGGTACCGCGGCATGACGACGATCGTGGTGAGCGATCTCGGCACGGTCCGCGACCGGGTGATCGCTCCTGCCCTCGAGGGCGGTGCCGACACCACCGGCCTCGCGGTCCGGTTGGGCGAGACGGCAGGTGAGCTCCTGCCGCTCATCACCGGACAGCTCGCGGAGGACTACCGCCACATCCTCGTCGGCCTGCTCGGTTCCGACGCGGTCTCGCAGGGCGCACAGCTACAGGCTCGAGAGGTCGATCTGGCCGTGGGATTCGTGGATCTGGTGGAGTTCACGAAGCTGTCACGGAAGATCGATCCGGCTGGTCTTGACCGGCTGCTGGGACGCTTCGAGGAGCTGGTCACCGAGGCGGTCGACCGCATCGCTGACACCCTCCTGGCCAAGTTCGTCGGAGACGCGGCCATGGTCGTCGGCTCGGATCCGTTGCAGGTCGCCCGCGTGCTGCTCCACCTCGTCGACGACCGCCAGCAGCTGACCGAGACGCCGCGTCACGCGGGACTGGCGTACGGTCGGGTGCTCGTCCGCGAAGGCGACTTCTACGGCCAGGTGCCCAACCTCGCGTCCCGACTCACCGACCACGCCAAGCCCTGGAGCATCCTCGCGGCGGACGAGCTGGCGGACCGGCTCGAGGATCACTTCGAGCTGAGCAGTGTGCCGCCGACGCACCTGCACGGCATCGGCGAGCACCGTCCCTACCGGGTGCGGTCGTCTTCGGAGGTTTCCTAA
- a CDS encoding DegT/DnrJ/EryC1/StrS family aminotransferase: protein MGSDGSSARPWLSPRASERETELLASLPVGVEELEERIAALIARNRSIHESECVNLNPATNVMNPVAEAALGAGLGSRPSLGHPGEKYEMGLEAIEQLEVIAAALACRVLVARFAELRVASGSMANLYAFMATCAPGDAIVVPPPSVGGHITHDRVGAAGLYGLEIHHAPIDAERYTVDVATLADLVDRVRPRLITIGGSLNLLPHPVAAIREVADGVGARVLFDAAHACGMIAGRVWPNPLDEGADLLTMSTYKSLGGPPAGLVLTNDEGLAARIDAIAHPGLTANFDVGNTAALAIGLLDWLEYGADYAAAMTSAASALAGSLGDLGVPVFSTVEGPTTSHQFALHADRWGGGQAMAEHLRHANLLTSAIGLPTGDGLRIGTPEIVRWGMKDPDMPELAGLVHDALGDAPEDVATRVTEFRQRFRDLHFIRN, encoded by the coding sequence ATGGGGTCGGATGGGTCCTCCGCTCGTCCGTGGTTGTCACCACGGGCGAGCGAGCGCGAGACCGAGCTGCTCGCGTCGCTGCCGGTCGGGGTCGAGGAACTCGAGGAACGCATCGCGGCGCTGATCGCGCGGAACCGCAGCATCCACGAGTCCGAGTGCGTGAACCTCAACCCGGCGACCAACGTGATGAACCCGGTCGCCGAGGCAGCGTTGGGGGCGGGCCTGGGTTCGCGGCCTTCGCTGGGCCACCCCGGCGAGAAGTACGAGATGGGCCTCGAGGCGATCGAGCAGCTCGAGGTCATCGCCGCTGCGCTCGCGTGCCGGGTTCTGGTTGCCCGGTTCGCCGAGCTCCGGGTCGCGTCCGGCTCGATGGCCAACCTCTACGCCTTCATGGCAACGTGCGCACCCGGCGACGCGATCGTCGTTCCGCCACCGTCCGTCGGCGGGCACATCACCCACGACCGCGTCGGTGCGGCCGGCCTCTACGGTCTCGAGATCCACCATGCCCCGATCGACGCCGAGCGCTACACCGTCGACGTCGCGACGCTGGCCGATCTCGTTGACCGCGTGCGGCCGCGACTCATCACGATCGGCGGGAGCCTCAACCTGCTCCCCCACCCGGTGGCCGCGATCCGTGAGGTCGCCGACGGGGTCGGGGCGCGGGTGCTGTTCGACGCCGCGCACGCGTGCGGGATGATCGCGGGGCGGGTGTGGCCCAACCCGCTCGACGAGGGTGCGGACCTGCTCACGATGAGCACGTACAAGAGCCTGGGTGGACCGCCGGCGGGACTCGTCCTGACCAACGACGAGGGGCTCGCGGCGCGGATCGACGCCATCGCCCATCCCGGACTCACGGCGAACTTCGATGTCGGCAACACCGCAGCGCTCGCGATCGGGCTACTCGACTGGCTCGAGTACGGAGCCGACTACGCGGCAGCCATGACGAGCGCTGCGTCGGCGTTGGCCGGCTCGCTCGGTGATCTCGGGGTCCCGGTGTTCAGCACCGTCGAGGGACCCACGACCTCGCACCAGTTCGCCCTCCACGCCGACCGCTGGGGCGGGGGCCAGGCGATGGCGGAGCACCTGCGCCACGCGAACCTTCTCACCAGCGCCATCGGACTCCCGACCGGAGACGGCCTACGCATCGGCACGCCCGAGATCGTGCGGTGGGGCATGAAGGATCCGGACATGCCGGAACTCGCCGGGCTCGTACACGACGCGCTGGGTGACGCACCCGAGGACGTGGCTACACGCGTGACGGAGTTCCGTCAGCGCTTCCGCGACCTGCACTTCATCCGGAACTGA
- a CDS encoding metal ABC transporter substrate-binding protein yields the protein MSYRPLAGLLAVAALALAACGAEGATSPPGLQVVATTSIVADISRGIVGDEGTVEVLVEPGQDAHAFAPSAQQTRSLRQADLVVAIGFDLEEQLQDSLRAAESDGVEVLRVAEIVDPLDEDPHVWHDPVRMADAAQHIAERLAEVAGDDADWAGRGEQVAAEILVAHEQARTVLAAVPERCRQLITNHDSLSYFAARYGFEVVGSVIPGTSSQAEPSAAELAELADTLRATGVPAVFAEVESSSRLAETLAAEVGSDVEVVSLHTESLGAPDSGAATYTDMIRTNAQLVAETLAGC from the coding sequence GTGTCGTACCGACCGCTCGCAGGACTGCTCGCCGTCGCGGCGCTCGCGCTCGCTGCGTGTGGCGCAGAGGGCGCGACCAGCCCCCCAGGGCTCCAGGTCGTCGCTACGACGTCGATCGTCGCGGACATCAGCCGCGGGATCGTCGGCGACGAGGGCACGGTCGAGGTGCTCGTGGAGCCGGGCCAGGACGCGCACGCGTTCGCCCCCTCGGCACAGCAGACGCGGTCGCTGCGCCAGGCCGACCTCGTCGTGGCGATCGGGTTCGACCTCGAGGAGCAGCTGCAGGACAGCCTGCGGGCGGCCGAGAGCGATGGCGTCGAGGTCCTGCGTGTCGCCGAGATCGTCGATCCGCTGGACGAGGATCCGCACGTGTGGCACGACCCCGTACGCATGGCCGACGCAGCACAGCACATCGCCGAGCGACTGGCCGAAGTGGCGGGTGACGATGCCGACTGGGCCGGCCGCGGCGAGCAGGTGGCAGCGGAGATCCTCGTGGCACACGAGCAGGCGCGGACGGTCCTCGCCGCCGTTCCGGAGCGGTGCCGGCAGCTCATCACCAACCACGACTCGCTGAGCTACTTCGCTGCGCGTTACGGCTTCGAGGTCGTCGGCAGCGTCATCCCGGGCACGTCGTCACAGGCAGAGCCGAGCGCGGCCGAACTGGCGGAGCTCGCCGACACCCTGCGCGCGACCGGAGTGCCCGCGGTGTTCGCCGAGGTCGAGTCGTCGTCGCGGCTCGCCGAGACGCTCGCTGCCGAGGTCGGCAGCGACGTCGAGGTCGTGTCGTTGCACACCGAGTCTCTCGGTGCGCCTGACTCGGGAGCTGCCACGTACACCGACATGATCCGCACCAACGCACAGCTGGTAGCGGAGACTCTCGCGGGTTGCTGA
- a CDS encoding alpha/beta fold hydrolase, with protein MMEQQEIAIHGRTVAYRSAGTRGPAAVLIHGMTQDASTWDHVGPLLAEHLRLIAVDLPGHGRSESPQGDHSLGAYASTVRDLLFTLDEPRATVIGHSLGGGVALQFAYQFPEMVDRLVLIDAGGLGPEVSPFLRAASLPGADPVVALLATDRALRAMDSLSRALQRFGLARGADLLEARRGLQKLSDAEARRAFLRTVQATIGLTGQRVSASDKLYLAEHVPTLLIWGARDRIIPLAHATDAHQAIPGSRLRVLRDAGHFPHVDEPVRVAEFIADFVRTTEPGGVPRERWGDVIRRGSGTSRDSA; from the coding sequence ATGATGGAGCAGCAGGAGATCGCGATCCACGGTCGCACGGTGGCGTACCGCTCCGCGGGGACGCGTGGCCCTGCCGCCGTGCTGATCCACGGCATGACCCAGGACGCCTCGACGTGGGATCACGTCGGTCCCCTCCTCGCCGAGCACCTGCGACTGATCGCCGTCGATCTTCCGGGCCACGGCCGCAGCGAGAGCCCGCAAGGGGACCACTCCCTCGGCGCGTACGCGAGCACGGTTCGCGACCTGCTGTTCACGCTCGACGAACCGCGCGCGACCGTTATCGGACACTCGCTCGGCGGGGGCGTGGCGCTGCAGTTCGCGTACCAGTTCCCCGAGATGGTGGACCGCCTGGTCCTGATCGACGCCGGCGGCCTCGGTCCCGAAGTGAGCCCCTTCCTGCGCGCCGCCTCGCTACCCGGTGCCGATCCGGTGGTGGCGCTCCTCGCGACCGACCGTGCCCTTCGGGCCATGGATTCGCTGTCCCGGGCGCTCCAGCGATTCGGACTGGCGCGCGGCGCGGACCTTCTCGAGGCCCGTCGGGGTCTACAGAAGCTGTCCGACGCCGAAGCACGCCGGGCCTTCCTAAGGACGGTCCAGGCCACGATCGGCCTCACCGGCCAGCGCGTGTCCGCGAGTGACAAGCTCTACCTCGCCGAGCACGTTCCCACACTGCTGATCTGGGGCGCACGCGACCGCATCATCCCGCTCGCGCACGCCACGGACGCGCACCAGGCGATCCCGGGTAGCCGTCTGCGGGTCTTGCGCGACGCCGGCCACTTCCCTCACGTCGATGAGCCCGTCCGCGTCGCCGAGTTCATCGCCGACTTCGTCCGGACGACCGAACCGGGAGGGGTGCCGAGGGAGCGTTGGGGCGATGTCATCCGCCGCGGCTCAGGGACCAGTCGCGACAGCGCATGA
- a CDS encoding ATP-binding cassette domain-containing protein yields the protein MIQDAPAPVPAVRAAGVTFTYPDGTEALRGLDLVVPRGQKVALLGPNGAGKTTLALHLNGIHTAATGSVHVGELPVVDEHLTEIRRRVQLVFQDPDDQLFMPTVAEDVAFGPANHGVHGAELEARVREALRAVEAADLADRAPHHLSGGERRRAALATVLAMRPDVLVLDEPTSGLDPAGRRELVEVLAPLDLTQLVITHDLPFALQLCERAVIVDEGRVVADGATRELLRDDERLRRHRLELPHGFRLA from the coding sequence ATGATCCAGGACGCGCCAGCGCCCGTGCCCGCAGTGCGCGCGGCCGGGGTCACCTTCACCTACCCCGACGGGACCGAGGCGCTCCGCGGACTCGATCTCGTGGTCCCGCGCGGCCAGAAGGTGGCGTTGCTCGGACCGAACGGTGCAGGCAAGACGACGCTCGCACTGCACCTCAACGGGATCCACACCGCCGCGACCGGGAGTGTCCACGTGGGTGAGTTGCCCGTGGTGGATGAGCACCTCACCGAGATCCGCCGCCGCGTGCAGCTTGTGTTCCAGGATCCCGACGACCAGCTGTTCATGCCCACCGTCGCCGAGGACGTCGCCTTCGGGCCCGCCAACCACGGAGTGCATGGAGCGGAGCTCGAAGCCCGGGTGCGCGAGGCGCTGAGAGCGGTCGAGGCGGCGGACCTCGCCGATCGCGCCCCGCACCACCTCAGCGGTGGCGAGCGCCGACGTGCCGCGCTCGCGACCGTTCTTGCGATGCGGCCGGACGTGCTCGTGCTGGACGAGCCGACGTCCGGGCTGGACCCGGCCGGGCGGCGTGAGCTGGTCGAGGTCCTCGCCCCGCTCGACCTGACCCAGCTCGTGATCACCCACGACCTGCCGTTCGCGCTGCAGCTGTGCGAGCGCGCGGTGATCGTTGACGAGGGCCGGGTGGTCGCGGATGGCGCAACTCGGGAGCTCCTCAGGGACGACGAGCGCCTCCGCCGACACCGCCTCGAGCTGCCCCACGGCTTCCGTCTCGCCTGA
- a CDS encoding transcriptional repressor — translation MAPDDIELLLRRSGYRVTQPRQAVWRALVDANGHLTVEEIAQRVQRRDPGVNLASIYRSLALFEELELVRESRMVGEEASRWELAHPDEHFHLVCDSCGRIDHHVGTLVEEIRDHLADGHGFEARDVELIVTGRCSDCAGRA, via the coding sequence ATGGCCCCCGACGACATCGAGCTCCTGCTGCGCCGCAGTGGCTACCGCGTGACCCAGCCGCGACAGGCGGTCTGGCGCGCCCTGGTTGACGCCAACGGCCACCTGACGGTGGAGGAGATCGCCCAACGCGTGCAGCGCCGTGACCCGGGGGTGAACCTGGCGTCCATCTACCGTTCGTTGGCGCTGTTCGAGGAGCTCGAGCTCGTCCGCGAATCGCGGATGGTCGGTGAGGAGGCGAGCCGCTGGGAGCTCGCGCACCCCGACGAGCACTTCCACCTCGTCTGCGACTCGTGCGGTCGGATCGATCACCACGTGGGGACGCTGGTCGAGGAGATCCGTGACCACCTCGCCGACGGCCACGGGTTCGAGGCGCGCGACGTCGAGCTGATCGTCACCGGGCGGTGCTCGGACTGCGCGGGGCGCGCCTGA